In Tenebrio molitor chromosome 8, icTenMoli1.1, whole genome shotgun sequence, a genomic segment contains:
- the LOC138137182 gene encoding bromodomain-containing protein 3-like isoform X2, which translates to MQQVDPPIQNNAGAAGKMSDTNKDKEPPPRLEPVNGVVQPPVQPPPDRPGRVTNQLQFLQKTVLKAVWKHHFAWPFRQPVDAKKLNLPDYHQIILTPMDLGTIKKRLDNNFYTSGKECIQDFNTMFTNCYVYNKPGEDVVVMAQTLEKVFLTKVADMPKEEFAVAKGAKGKKGRTSGVVGASAGRGRPPAAVSSTVSTPVATSTGSLGLPLGTQAPPTIPGSTATTTIAPAATHATLPQQPIAPPSNYHVAPPIVNSLDSNLTPSTVLPGNVVPPSQPAKVKKGVKRKADTTTPTATAYDYNPPMESSKSAKISTRRESGRQIKKPSMDVFVPYHQSNITPPLYTSTPQVSAHKNKEKLSEALKSCNEILKELFSKKHSSYAWPFYKPVDAELLGLHDYHDIIKKPMDLGTVKHKMDTREYRTAQEFAADVRLIFTNCYKYNPSDHDVVAMARKLQDVFEVNFCRFRFAKIPDEPVNRIGMPPKSESSSSGSSSESSSETEDSEEESRNKQLKLLEKELIAMQEKMRKLVEESTKKKKEKKKQKEKDKSKKVMANSSSMGKPGAHNALTKTNSIISDSVEDSIASVVSGADLKMGTDGQHPVGGGKSMNMHHMQPGGANASLKPPKSKSVRGPKPAVASNAPAKRGKNNSKTGGGRKKSTTQAPNLAFDSEDEDNAKPMSYDEKRQLSLDINKLPGDKLGRVVHIIQSREPSLRDSNPDEIEIDFETLKPSTLRELESYVASCLRKKPHKKMPGKSKDEQMAEKKQELEKRLLDVNDKIGNSKKAPKKEEANRVDPTGAGGPSGRLSSSSSSSDSDSSTSSLSTSSSDSSDSEAGGSNRQAKKKTKKSPNPSVGNSTMKPQLAPVALPTTNNTTTIQNNQVHPPIPNHMESKPNTNAMPVTNRKPSISNDKPLMMAAQTLASTTAPQAPKQVALPTPSPDKPKTNILSPLTSSYTDPLEQSLASLEHDIIKNEPMDPMNNMVSLNHPMVNQTVSTAPNLNPPLLQSSMVVDIKPPPTVDLGNMLPVNSVVHPIHNSLESDISSLMQPNTTTQPNMMHTTNNGFGNIKHEYEMNTNNNGLSSMGGVPMNVTIPSMFDPLPQQMNNMPKKEIKAEERPENHIPPNQQNDRKPSLDHKHSSQSFNYKKQEHNVKNASSWSSLAKANSPQNTTPGGSNQQQLRDSFKAFQNKAKEKADREKQRLENLELKRQQKQQAEKERLRVENERRKEKEEEDALEKARKAVAEHQQQPIAAQRVEELRSSPGEGSISPGSQSSGSERTDRERQRLQEQERRRREVLANKIDMNMQSDVMAAFEGSL; encoded by the exons ATGCAGCAGGTTGACCCACCGATTCAAAATAATGCA GGTGCGGCCGGCAAGATGAGTGACACTAACAAAGACAAAGAGCCGCCACCTCGCCTCGAACCGGTGAACGGCGTGGTCCAGCCTCCCGTTCAGCCGCCCCCGGACCGACCCGGGCGCGTCACAAATCAGCTGCAGTTCCTGCAGAAGACCGTCTTGAAGGCCGTGTGGAAACATCACTTCGCCTGGCCGTTTCGACAGCCCGTCGACGCCAAGAAACTCAACCTTCCT GACTACCACCAAATCATCCTGACCCCGATGGACCTgggaacaattaaaaaacggtTGGACAATAACTTCTATACCTCGGGTAAAGAGTGCATACAGGATTTTAACACGATGTTCACGAACTGTTACGTGTATAACAAACCGGGAGAGGACGTTGTCGTGATGGCGCAAACGTTGGAAAAAGTGTTTCTCACCAAGGTGGCCGACATGCCCAAGGAGGAGTTCGCCGTGGCGAAGGGGGCCAAAGGGAAGAAGGGGCGTACGTCAGGTGTTGTGGGGGCTAGTGCGGGACGGGGTCGACCGCCGGCAGCCGTCTCGTCGACGGTCTCCACACCTGTAGCAACATCGACAG GGTCCCTGGGGCTCCCGTTGGGTACGCAAGCTCCCCCCACAATTCCCGGGAGCACGGCGACAACCACAATAGCCCCGGCGGCGACCCACGCCACCCTGCCTCAACAACCGATCGCACCGCCGTCGAACTACCACGTGGCGCCGCCGATCGTCAACTCTCTTGACAGTAACCTAACACCCAGTACCGTACTTCCTGGCAACGTAGTACCTCCATCGCAACCGGCTAAGGTAAAAAAGGGCGTTAAAAGAAAGGCTGACACAACGACACCAACAGCCACGGCGTACGATTACAACCCACCCATGGAGTCGTCCAAATCGGCGAAGATATCCACAAGGCGGGAGTCGGGACGGCAGATCAAGAAACCCAGCATGGACGTTTTCGTACCCTACCACCAATCGAACATCACACCGCCACTGTACACGTCGACGCCGCAAGTTTCAGCGCACAAGAACAAGGAGAAGCTGTCCGAGGCGCTCAAGTCTTGCAACGAGATCTTGAAGGAGCTCTTCTCCAAAAAACACTCG aGTTACGCGTGGCCATTTTACAAACCGGTGGACGCAGAACTGTTGGGATTGCACGACTATCACGATATTATCAAGAAGCCGATGGATCTGGGCACGGTCAAGCATAAAATGGACACCAGAGAGTATCGCACGGCGCAGGAGTTCGCGGCGGACGTTAGACTGATATTCACCAACTGTTACAAGTATAATCCTTCGGATCACGACGTCGTCGCCATGGCCAGGAAGTTACAGGACGTCTTCGAAGTGAA CTTTTGCCGGTTTAGATTTGCGAAAATCCCAGACGAACCGGTCAACAGGATAGGAATGCCGCCGAAATCCGAATCCAGTTCGTCCGGTTCCAGTTCGGAGTCTTCGAGCGAAACGGAAGACTCCGAAGAGGAGAGTCGAAATAAACAGCTGAAACTGCTGGAGAAGGAG CTGATTGCGATGCAAGAGAAAATGAGAAAGTTGGTGGAGGAGAGCacgaaaaaaaagaaagaaaaaaagaaacaaaaagagaaagacaagagtaaaaaagttatggcGAACAGTAGTTCAATGGGTAAGCCGGGGGCACACAACGCCCTCACAAAAACCAATTCCATTATCTCAGACAGTGTCGAGGACAGTATAGCGAGTGTTGTCTCAGGAGCAGATCTCAAGATGGGCACCGACGGTCAGCACCCCGTCGGGGGCGGCAAGTCGATGAACATGCACCACATGCAGCCCGGAGGCGCGAACGCCTCGCTGAAGCCGCCGAAAAGCAAAAGCGTGCGCGGTCCCAAACCGGCGGTGGCGTCGAACGCGCCCGCCAAACGCGGCAAGAACAACAGCAAGACGGGCGGCGGCAGGAAGAAGTCGACGACGCAAGCACCGAACTTGGCGTTCGACTCGGAGGACGAGGACAACGCCAAGCCGATGTCGTACGACGAGAAGAGACAGCTGTCGTTGGACATCAACAAGTTGCCAG GTGACAAGCTCGGTCGCGTCGTCCACATTATACAGTCGAGGGAGCCGTCGTTGCGCGACTCGAATCCGGACGAGATCGAGATCGATTTCGAGACCTTGAAGCCTTCGACGTTGAGAGAACTGGAGAGTTATGTCGCCTCGTGCCTACGTAAAAAGCCAC ATAAGAAGATGCCCGGCAAGTCCAAAGACGAACAGATGGCCGAGAAGAAGCAGGAGCTGGAGAAGCGACTGTTGGACGTCAACGACAAGATCGGAAATTCGAAGAAGGCACCCAAGAAAG AAGAGGCGAATCGCGTGGATCCCACGGGAGCGGGAGGTCCTTCGGGTCGTCTGTCGTCCAGCTCGAGTAGTTCGGATTCGGACAGCAGCACCTCCAGCCTGTCTACTAGTTCGAGTGATTCCAGTGACAGCGAAGCAG GTGGGAGCAATCGACAGGCGAAAAagaagacaaaaaaatcaccTAATCCTTCCGTTGGGAATTCAACAATG AAACCACAACTAGCACCTGTCGCACTGCCAACGACAAACAACACAACCACGATACAGAATAACCAGGTCCACCCGCCAATACCAAACCACATGGAGAGCAAGCCAAACACGAACGCAATGCCAGTAACCAATCGCAAACCATCCATATCAAACGACAAACCGTTAATGATGGCGGCCCAAACACTAGCGTCAACGACCGCGCCCCAGGCCCCCAAACAGGTGGCCCTACCTACACCCTCCCCCGACAAACCCAAAACAAACATCCTCTCCCCGCTGACCAGCTCCTACACGGACCCCCTGGAGCAGTCCCTGGCCAGTCTGGAACACGACATCATCAAAAACGAGCCCATGGATCCCATGAACAACATGGTCTCGCTCAACCATCCCATGGTCAACCAGACCGTCAGCACGGCACCTAATCTGAACCCTCCCTTGTTGCAGTCCAGCATGGTCGTTGACATAAAACCACCTCCCACGGTGGACCTGGGGAACATGTTACCCGTCAATTCCGTGGTCCATCCCATACACAACTCACTCGAGTCAGATATTTCGTCCTTGATGCAACCGAACACCACGACCCAACCGAACATGATGCACACCACCAACAACGGCTTCGGCAACATCAAACACGAGTACGAGATGAACACGAACAACAACGGACTGTCGTCGATGGGCGGCGTGCCCATGAACGTGACCATACCGTCGATGTTCGACCCGCTCCCCCAGCAAATGAACAACATGCCCAAGAAGGAGATCAAGGCGGAAGAGCGACCGGAGAACCACATCCCCCCCAACCAGCAGAACGACAGGAAACCCTCCCTCGACCACAAACACTCGTCGCAGTCCTTCAACTACAAGAAACAGGAGCACAACGTGAAGAACGCCAGCTCGTGGTCGAGCCTGGCGAAGGCGAACTCGCCGCAGAACACGACGCCCGGCGGCAGCAACCAGCAACAGCTGAGGGACAGCTTCAAGGCGTTCCAGAACAAGGCGAAAGAGAAGGCCGACAGGGAGAAGCAGCGACTGGAGAATCTCGAGCTGAAGAGACAGCAGAAGCAGCAAGCGGAGAAGGAGAGGTTGAGGGTGGAGAACGAGAGGAGGAAGGAGAAGGAAGAGGAGGACGCGCTGGAGAAGGCGAG GAAAGCGGTCGCGGAGCACCAGCAGCAGCCGATCGCCGCCCAGAGAGTCGAAGAGTTGAGGTCGTCGCCGGGTGAGGGTAGCATCTCGCCCGGATCCCAGAGCTCTGGCTCGGAGAGGACGGACAGGGAGCGGCAGAGGCTTCAGGAACAGGAACGGAGGCGACGCGAAGTG CTGGCCAATAAAATCGACATGAACATGCAAAGTGACGTTATGGCCGCATTCGAAGGTTCATTATAA
- the LOC138137182 gene encoding bromodomain-containing protein 3-like isoform X1, with translation MQQVDPPIQNNAGAAGKMSDTNKDKEPPPRLEPVNGVVQPPVQPPPDRPGRVTNQLQFLQKTVLKAVWKHHFAWPFRQPVDAKKLNLPDYHQIILTPMDLGTIKKRLDNNFYTSGKECIQDFNTMFTNCYVYNKPGEDVVVMAQTLEKVFLTKVADMPKEEFAVAKGAKGKKGRTSGVVGASAGRGRPPAAVSSTVSTPVATSTGSLGLPLGTQAPPTIPGSTATTTIAPAATHATLPQQPIAPPSNYHVAPPIVNSLDSNLTPSTVLPGNVVPPSQPAKVKKGVKRKADTTTPTATAYDYNPPMESSKSAKISTRRESGRQIKKPSMDVFVPYHQSNITPPLYTSTPQVSAHKNKEKLSEALKSCNEILKELFSKKHSSYAWPFYKPVDAELLGLHDYHDIIKKPMDLGTVKHKMDTREYRTAQEFAADVRLIFTNCYKYNPSDHDVVAMARKLQDVFEVNFCRFRFAKIPDEPVNRIGMPPKSESSSSGSSSESSSETEDSEEESRNKQLKLLEKELIAMQEKMRKLVEESTKKKKEKKKQKEKDKSKKVMANSSSMGKPGAHNALTKTNSIISDSVEDSIASVVSGADLKMGTDGQHPVGGGKSMNMHHMQPGGANASLKPPKSKSVRGPKPAVASNAPAKRGKNNSKTGGGRKKSTTQAPNLAFDSEDEDNAKPMSYDEKRQLSLDINKLPGDKLGRVVHIIQSREPSLRDSNPDEIEIDFETLKPSTLRELESYVASCLRKKPRKPYYKKMPGKSKDEQMAEKKQELEKRLLDVNDKIGNSKKAPKKEEANRVDPTGAGGPSGRLSSSSSSSDSDSSTSSLSTSSSDSSDSEAGGSNRQAKKKTKKSPNPSVGNSTMKPQLAPVALPTTNNTTTIQNNQVHPPIPNHMESKPNTNAMPVTNRKPSISNDKPLMMAAQTLASTTAPQAPKQVALPTPSPDKPKTNILSPLTSSYTDPLEQSLASLEHDIIKNEPMDPMNNMVSLNHPMVNQTVSTAPNLNPPLLQSSMVVDIKPPPTVDLGNMLPVNSVVHPIHNSLESDISSLMQPNTTTQPNMMHTTNNGFGNIKHEYEMNTNNNGLSSMGGVPMNVTIPSMFDPLPQQMNNMPKKEIKAEERPENHIPPNQQNDRKPSLDHKHSSQSFNYKKQEHNVKNASSWSSLAKANSPQNTTPGGSNQQQLRDSFKAFQNKAKEKADREKQRLENLELKRQQKQQAEKERLRVENERRKEKEEEDALEKARKAVAEHQQQPIAAQRVEELRSSPGEGSISPGSQSSGSERTDRERQRLQEQERRRREVLANKIDMNMQSDVMAAFEGSL, from the exons ATGCAGCAGGTTGACCCACCGATTCAAAATAATGCA GGTGCGGCCGGCAAGATGAGTGACACTAACAAAGACAAAGAGCCGCCACCTCGCCTCGAACCGGTGAACGGCGTGGTCCAGCCTCCCGTTCAGCCGCCCCCGGACCGACCCGGGCGCGTCACAAATCAGCTGCAGTTCCTGCAGAAGACCGTCTTGAAGGCCGTGTGGAAACATCACTTCGCCTGGCCGTTTCGACAGCCCGTCGACGCCAAGAAACTCAACCTTCCT GACTACCACCAAATCATCCTGACCCCGATGGACCTgggaacaattaaaaaacggtTGGACAATAACTTCTATACCTCGGGTAAAGAGTGCATACAGGATTTTAACACGATGTTCACGAACTGTTACGTGTATAACAAACCGGGAGAGGACGTTGTCGTGATGGCGCAAACGTTGGAAAAAGTGTTTCTCACCAAGGTGGCCGACATGCCCAAGGAGGAGTTCGCCGTGGCGAAGGGGGCCAAAGGGAAGAAGGGGCGTACGTCAGGTGTTGTGGGGGCTAGTGCGGGACGGGGTCGACCGCCGGCAGCCGTCTCGTCGACGGTCTCCACACCTGTAGCAACATCGACAG GGTCCCTGGGGCTCCCGTTGGGTACGCAAGCTCCCCCCACAATTCCCGGGAGCACGGCGACAACCACAATAGCCCCGGCGGCGACCCACGCCACCCTGCCTCAACAACCGATCGCACCGCCGTCGAACTACCACGTGGCGCCGCCGATCGTCAACTCTCTTGACAGTAACCTAACACCCAGTACCGTACTTCCTGGCAACGTAGTACCTCCATCGCAACCGGCTAAGGTAAAAAAGGGCGTTAAAAGAAAGGCTGACACAACGACACCAACAGCCACGGCGTACGATTACAACCCACCCATGGAGTCGTCCAAATCGGCGAAGATATCCACAAGGCGGGAGTCGGGACGGCAGATCAAGAAACCCAGCATGGACGTTTTCGTACCCTACCACCAATCGAACATCACACCGCCACTGTACACGTCGACGCCGCAAGTTTCAGCGCACAAGAACAAGGAGAAGCTGTCCGAGGCGCTCAAGTCTTGCAACGAGATCTTGAAGGAGCTCTTCTCCAAAAAACACTCG aGTTACGCGTGGCCATTTTACAAACCGGTGGACGCAGAACTGTTGGGATTGCACGACTATCACGATATTATCAAGAAGCCGATGGATCTGGGCACGGTCAAGCATAAAATGGACACCAGAGAGTATCGCACGGCGCAGGAGTTCGCGGCGGACGTTAGACTGATATTCACCAACTGTTACAAGTATAATCCTTCGGATCACGACGTCGTCGCCATGGCCAGGAAGTTACAGGACGTCTTCGAAGTGAA CTTTTGCCGGTTTAGATTTGCGAAAATCCCAGACGAACCGGTCAACAGGATAGGAATGCCGCCGAAATCCGAATCCAGTTCGTCCGGTTCCAGTTCGGAGTCTTCGAGCGAAACGGAAGACTCCGAAGAGGAGAGTCGAAATAAACAGCTGAAACTGCTGGAGAAGGAG CTGATTGCGATGCAAGAGAAAATGAGAAAGTTGGTGGAGGAGAGCacgaaaaaaaagaaagaaaaaaagaaacaaaaagagaaagacaagagtaaaaaagttatggcGAACAGTAGTTCAATGGGTAAGCCGGGGGCACACAACGCCCTCACAAAAACCAATTCCATTATCTCAGACAGTGTCGAGGACAGTATAGCGAGTGTTGTCTCAGGAGCAGATCTCAAGATGGGCACCGACGGTCAGCACCCCGTCGGGGGCGGCAAGTCGATGAACATGCACCACATGCAGCCCGGAGGCGCGAACGCCTCGCTGAAGCCGCCGAAAAGCAAAAGCGTGCGCGGTCCCAAACCGGCGGTGGCGTCGAACGCGCCCGCCAAACGCGGCAAGAACAACAGCAAGACGGGCGGCGGCAGGAAGAAGTCGACGACGCAAGCACCGAACTTGGCGTTCGACTCGGAGGACGAGGACAACGCCAAGCCGATGTCGTACGACGAGAAGAGACAGCTGTCGTTGGACATCAACAAGTTGCCAG GTGACAAGCTCGGTCGCGTCGTCCACATTATACAGTCGAGGGAGCCGTCGTTGCGCGACTCGAATCCGGACGAGATCGAGATCGATTTCGAGACCTTGAAGCCTTCGACGTTGAGAGAACTGGAGAGTTATGTCGCCTCGTGCCTACGTAAAAAGCCACGTAAGCCTTACT ATAAGAAGATGCCCGGCAAGTCCAAAGACGAACAGATGGCCGAGAAGAAGCAGGAGCTGGAGAAGCGACTGTTGGACGTCAACGACAAGATCGGAAATTCGAAGAAGGCACCCAAGAAAG AAGAGGCGAATCGCGTGGATCCCACGGGAGCGGGAGGTCCTTCGGGTCGTCTGTCGTCCAGCTCGAGTAGTTCGGATTCGGACAGCAGCACCTCCAGCCTGTCTACTAGTTCGAGTGATTCCAGTGACAGCGAAGCAG GTGGGAGCAATCGACAGGCGAAAAagaagacaaaaaaatcaccTAATCCTTCCGTTGGGAATTCAACAATG AAACCACAACTAGCACCTGTCGCACTGCCAACGACAAACAACACAACCACGATACAGAATAACCAGGTCCACCCGCCAATACCAAACCACATGGAGAGCAAGCCAAACACGAACGCAATGCCAGTAACCAATCGCAAACCATCCATATCAAACGACAAACCGTTAATGATGGCGGCCCAAACACTAGCGTCAACGACCGCGCCCCAGGCCCCCAAACAGGTGGCCCTACCTACACCCTCCCCCGACAAACCCAAAACAAACATCCTCTCCCCGCTGACCAGCTCCTACACGGACCCCCTGGAGCAGTCCCTGGCCAGTCTGGAACACGACATCATCAAAAACGAGCCCATGGATCCCATGAACAACATGGTCTCGCTCAACCATCCCATGGTCAACCAGACCGTCAGCACGGCACCTAATCTGAACCCTCCCTTGTTGCAGTCCAGCATGGTCGTTGACATAAAACCACCTCCCACGGTGGACCTGGGGAACATGTTACCCGTCAATTCCGTGGTCCATCCCATACACAACTCACTCGAGTCAGATATTTCGTCCTTGATGCAACCGAACACCACGACCCAACCGAACATGATGCACACCACCAACAACGGCTTCGGCAACATCAAACACGAGTACGAGATGAACACGAACAACAACGGACTGTCGTCGATGGGCGGCGTGCCCATGAACGTGACCATACCGTCGATGTTCGACCCGCTCCCCCAGCAAATGAACAACATGCCCAAGAAGGAGATCAAGGCGGAAGAGCGACCGGAGAACCACATCCCCCCCAACCAGCAGAACGACAGGAAACCCTCCCTCGACCACAAACACTCGTCGCAGTCCTTCAACTACAAGAAACAGGAGCACAACGTGAAGAACGCCAGCTCGTGGTCGAGCCTGGCGAAGGCGAACTCGCCGCAGAACACGACGCCCGGCGGCAGCAACCAGCAACAGCTGAGGGACAGCTTCAAGGCGTTCCAGAACAAGGCGAAAGAGAAGGCCGACAGGGAGAAGCAGCGACTGGAGAATCTCGAGCTGAAGAGACAGCAGAAGCAGCAAGCGGAGAAGGAGAGGTTGAGGGTGGAGAACGAGAGGAGGAAGGAGAAGGAAGAGGAGGACGCGCTGGAGAAGGCGAG GAAAGCGGTCGCGGAGCACCAGCAGCAGCCGATCGCCGCCCAGAGAGTCGAAGAGTTGAGGTCGTCGCCGGGTGAGGGTAGCATCTCGCCCGGATCCCAGAGCTCTGGCTCGGAGAGGACGGACAGGGAGCGGCAGAGGCTTCAGGAACAGGAACGGAGGCGACGCGAAGTG CTGGCCAATAAAATCGACATGAACATGCAAAGTGACGTTATGGCCGCATTCGAAGGTTCATTATAA